From Equus przewalskii isolate Varuska chromosome 17, EquPr2, whole genome shotgun sequence, the proteins below share one genomic window:
- the GLI2 gene encoding zinc finger protein GLI2 isoform X2 produces the protein MRHQEGRYHYEPHSVHGVHGPPALSGSPVISDISLIRLSPHPAGPGESPFNTPHPYVSPHMEHYLRAVHSSPTLPAISAARGLSPADVAHEHLKERGLFGLPAPGTHPSDCYHQMTLMAGHPAPYGDLLMQSGGAAGAPHLHDYLNPVDVSRFSSPRVTPRLSRKRALSISPLSDASLDLQRMIRTSPSSLVAYINNSRSSSAASGSYGHLSAGALSPAFTFPHPLNPVAYQQILSQQRSLGSAFGHTPPLIQPSPTFLAQQPMALASINATPTQLSSSSNCLSDASQNKPSSESAVSSTVNPIVIHKRSKVKTEAEGLRPASPLTLTQEQLADLKDDLDRDDCKQEAEVVVYETSCHWEDCSREYDTQEQLVHHINNEHIHGEKKEFVCRWQACTREQKPFKAQYMLVVHMRRHTGEKPHKCTFEGCSKAYSRLENLKTHLRSHTGEKPYVCEHEGCNKAFSNASDRAKHQNRTHSNEKPYICKIPGCTKRYTDPSSLRKHVKTVHGPDAHVTKKQRNDVHLRAPLLKENGDTEASAEPGGQGSEESAEASSTSQAVEDCLHVKAIKTESSGLCQSSPGAQSSCSSEPSPLGSAPNNDSGVEMPGTGPGSLGDLTALDDTPPGADASALATPSAGGLQLRKHMAAMHRFEQLKKEKLKSLKDSCSWAGPAPHARNTKLPPLPGSGSILENFGGSGGPAGLLPNPRLSELSASEVTMLSHLQERRDSSTSTVSSAYTVSRRSSGISPYFSSRRSSEASPLGAGRAHHASSADSYDPISTDASRRSSEASQCSGGGAGLLQLTPAQQYSLRAKYAAATGGPPPTPLPGLEHASLRTRLALLDAPERTLPAPGPRLLGPRRGSDGPAYGPAGPAPTFPHEAPCGSARRASDPGRRPEALAPPRVQRFHSAHSVHPGPPPCAERRGLRLQGHAGADSSLACGAYSPRPPSISENVVLEAMAAGADGAGPEASLVLPEDDLVLPDDVVQYIKARAGGTLEESTQQVYAPQSTCFSENPKLPSPGLHGQRRMVAADSNVGPSAPVLGGCQLGYGAPSSLNKNSMPVQWNEVSSGTMDTLASQVKPPPFPQGNLAVVQQKPAFSQYPGFSPQSLQLSPGGLDSTQPHLQPCSAAPPTTRVNYMQQLRQPGTGGPCPSMTTTVSPHTSYSQTHPQLSPSTMGGALDQFPSSCSNMAAKPGHLGLPQQMEVAPDPTMMGNSRRELGVPNSTLAGMPLPHLAQSYPQQSHHLASAISQEGCSQGPNLLPSHQPGFMEPQQGTMGLAASSFGLVQPRPPPEPNPAGRHRGVRAGQQLAYARATGHAMAAISANQEMAESVPKGVMGTMVSLPPQPPPQDTGRAQDHSMLYYYGQIHMYEQNGGLENHVGCPAMRPQPPQPQACPESVPPQSLPSPGVNQVSSTVDSQLLEAPQIDFDAIMDDGDHSSLLSGALSPSLLHSLSQSSSRLTTPRNSLTLPSIPTGISNMAVGDMSSMLTSLAEESKFLNMMT, from the exons TGTCACGTTTCTCCAGCCCGCGGGTGACGCCCCGTCTCAGCCGCAAGCGTGCGCTGTCCATCTCCCCGCTCTCGGACGCCAGCCTCGACCTGCAGCGCATGATCCGGACCTCGCCCAGCTCGCTGGTGGCCTACATCAACAACTCGCGCAGCAGCTCAGCGGCCAGCGGCTCCTACGGGCACCTGTCGGCGGGCGCCCTGAG CCCAGCCTttaccttcccccaccccctcaaccCGGTGGCCTACCAGCAGATCCTGAGCCAGCAGAGGAGCCTGGGTTCGGCCTTCGGACACACACCGCCCCTGATCCAGCCCTCGCCCACCTTCCTGGCCCAGCAGCCCATGGCCCTCGCCTCCATCAATGCCACGCCCACccagctcagcagcagcagcaactgtCTGAGCGATGCCAGCCAG AACAAGCCAAGCAGCGAGTCAGCCGTGAGCAGCACCGTCAACCCCATCGTCATTCACAAGCGCAGCAAGGTCAAGACGGAAGCCGAGGGCCTGCGACCAGCCTCCCCGTTGACCCTGACGCAG GAGCAGCTGGCTGACCTCAAGGACGACCTGGACAGGGATGACTGTAAGCAGGAGGCCGAGGTGGTCGTCTACGAGACGAGCTGTCACTGGGAAGACTGCAGCAGGGAGTACGACACGCAGGAGCAGCTGGTGCAT CACATCAACAACGAACACATCCACGGGGAGAAGAAGGAGTTCGTGTGCCGCTGGCAGGCCTGCACGCGGGAGCAGAAGCCCTTCAAGGCGCAGTACATGCTGGTGGTGCACATGCGCCGGCACACGGGCGAGAAGCCCCACAAGTGCACG TTCGAGGGCTGCTCGAAGGCCTACTCTCGCCTGGAGAACCTGAAGACACACCTGCGGTCCCACACTGGGGAAAAGCCGTATGTGTGTGAGCACGAGGGTTGCAACAAGGCCTTCTCCAATGCCTCAGACCGTGCCAAGCACCAGAACCGCACCCACTCCAATGAG AAACCCTACATTTGCAAGATCCCAGGCTGCACCAAGCGATACACGGACCCCAGCTCTCTCCGGAAGCATGTGAAAACGGTCCACGGCCCAGATGCCCATGTCACCAAGAAGCAACGCAATGACGTGCACCTCCGCGCCCCCCTGCTCAAGGAgaatggggacactgaggccagcGCTGAGCCTGGTGGCCAGGGCTCTGAGGAGAGTGCCGAGGCCAGCAGcaccagccaggctgtggaggacTGCCTGCACGTCAAAGCCATCAAGACGGAGAGCTCCGGG CTGTGTCAGTCCAGCCCCGGGGCCCAGTCGTCCTGCAGCAGCGAGCCCTCTCCCCTGGGCAGTGCCCCCAACAATGACAGTGGCGTGGAGATGCCGGGGACAGGGCCTGGGAGCCTGGGAGACCTGACAGCTCTGGATGACACGCCCCCAGGGGCCGACGCCTCAGCCCTGGCCACTCCCTCCGCGGGTGGCCTGCAGCTGCGCAAACATATGGCCGCCATGCACCGGTTCGAGCAGCTCAAGAAGGAGAAGCTCAAGTCACTCAAGGACTCCTGCTCATGGGCCGGGCCGGCTCCACATGCCCGGAACACCAAGCTGCCTCCCCTCCCGGGAAGTG GCTCCATCCTGGAAAACTTTGGCGGCAGCGGCGGGCCGGCGGGGCTGCTGCCCAACCCGCGGCTGTCAGAGCTGTCTGCGAGCGAGGTGACTATGCTGAGCCACCTGCAGGAGCGCCGCGACAGCTCCACCAGCACCGTCAGCTCGGCCTACACGGTGAGCCGCCGCTCCTCCGGCATCTCCCCCTATTTCTCCAGCCGCCGCTCCAGTGAGGCCTCGCCCCTGGGCGCCGGCCGCGCCCACCACGCCAGCTCGGCCGACTCCTACGACCCCATCTCCACCGACGCGTCGCGGCGCTCGAGCGAGGCCAGCCAGTGtagcggcggcggcgcggggctgCTGCAACTCACGCCGGCGCAGCAGTACAGCCTGAGAGCCAAGTACGCGGCGGCCACCGGCGGGCCGCCCCCAACGCCGCTGCCCGGCCTCGAGCACGCAAGCCTGCGGACCCGCCTGGCGCTGCTGGACGCTCCCGAGCGCACGCTCCCGGCCCCCGGGCCGCGCCTGCTGGGACCGCGGCGGGGCAGCGACGGGCCGGCATACGGCCCCGCGGGACCCGCGCCCACCTTCCCGCACGAGGCCCCGTGCGGGAGCGCACGGCGGGCCAGCGACCCGGGGCGGCGGCCCGAGGCACTGGCGCCCCCGCGGGTGCAGCGCTTCCACAGCGCACACAGCGTGCACCCGGGCCCACCGCCCTGCGCCGAGCGCCGCGGCCTCCGCCTGCAGGGCCACGCGGGCGCCGACAGCAGCCTGGCCTGCGGCGCCTACTCGCCCCGGCCGCCCAGCATCAGCGAGAACGTGGTGCTAGAGGCCATGGCGGCGGGGGCCGACGGCGCAGGGCCAGAGGCCAGCCTCGTGCTGCCCGAGGACGACCTGGTGCTGCCCGACGACGTGGTACAGTACATCAAGGCTCGTGCCGGCGGCACCCTGGAGGAGAGCACCCAGCAAGTCTATGCCCCACAAAGCACCTGCTTCTCCGAGAACCCCAAACTGCCCAGCCCCGGGCTGCATGGCCAGCGCAGGATGGTGGCTGCCGACTCTAACGTGGGCCCCTCAGCGCCCGTGCTGGGAGGCTGCCAGCTGGGCTATGGGGCCCCCTCCAGCCTGAACAAAAACAGCATGCCGGTGCAGTGGAACGAGGTGAGCTCCGGCACCATGGACACCCTGGCCAGCCAGGTGAAGCCGCCCCCCTTTCCACAGGGCAACCTGGCGGTGGTGCAGCAGAAGCCAGCCTTCAGCCAGTATCCAGGCTTCAGTCCACAAAGCCTGCAGCTGAGCCCTGGGGGCCTGGACAGCACGCAGCCACACCTTCAGCCCTGCAGTGCAGCTCCCCCTACCACCAGGGTAAATTATATGCAGCAACTGAGGCAGCCAGGGACAGGTGGCCCGTGTCCCAGCATGACCACCACTGTGAGCCCCCACACCAGCTACAGCCAAACCCACCCGCAGCTGAGCCCCAGTACCATGGGTGGGGCCCTGGACCAGTTCCCCTCATCCTGCAGCAACATGGCAGCCAAGCCAGGCCACCTGGGGCTTCCCCAGCAGATGGAAGTTGCTCCCGACCCCACTATGATGGGCAACAGCCGCAGGGAACTTGGGGTCCCCAATTCCACTCTGGCTGGGATGCCACTGCCTCACCTAGCCCAGAGCTACCCACAGCAGAGCCATCACCTGGCATCCGCCATCAGCCAGGAGGGCTGCAGCCAGGGCCCCAACCTtctgccttcccaccagcctggctTCATGGAGCCCCAGCAGGGCACGATGGGGCTGGCTGCATCAAGCTTTGGCCTAGTGCAACCGCGACCACCCCCTGAGCCCAACCCTGCTGGCCGCCACCGTGGGGTGCGTGCTGGGCAGCAGCTGGCCTATGCCCGGGCCACTGGCCACGCCATGGCTGCCATATCGGCCAACCAGGAGATGGCAGAGTCTGTGCCCAAAGGAGTTATGGGCACCATGGTGTCCTTGCCTCCTCAGCCGCCCCCACAGGACACGGGCAGGGCCCAGGACCACAGCATGCTGTACTATTATGGCCAGATCCACATGTATGAACAGAATGGAGGCCTGGAGAACCACGTAGGCTGCCCGGCCATGAGGCCCCAGCCGCCTCAGCCACAGGCCTGCCCGGAGAGCGTCCCGCCCCAGTCCTTGCCCTCACCAGGGGTCAACCAAGTGTCCAGCACCGTGGACTCCCAGCTACTGGAGGCCCCCCAGATTGATTTTGATGCCATCATGGATGATGGCGATCACTCAAGCTTGCTCTCGGGTGCCCTGAGCCCGAGCCTCCTCCACAGCCTCTCCCAGAGCTCCTCCCGTCTCACCACCCCCCGGAATTCCCTGACTCTGCCCTCCATCCCCACGGGCATCAGCAACATGGCGGTCGGGGACATGAGCTCCATGCTCACCAGCCTGGCCGAGGAGAGCAAGTTCCTGAACATGATGACCTAG
- the GLI2 gene encoding zinc finger protein GLI2 isoform X3, whose amino-acid sequence MPDLHINIHGAPTAPIYPGPSPLRWQGWVHRQQGLIGMALTPARGEPDTLRPCWPWTKLPMAHEHLKERGLFGLPAPGTHPSDCYHQMTLMAGHPAPYGDLLMQSGGAAGAPHLHDYLNPVDVSRFSSPRVTPRLSRKRALSISPLSDASLDLQRMIRTSPSSLVAYINNSRSSSAASGSYGHLSAGALSPAFTFPHPLNPVAYQQILSQQRSLGSAFGHTPPLIQPSPTFLAQQPMALASINATPTQLSSSSNCLSDASQNKPSSESAVSSTVNPIVIHKRSKVKTEAEGLRPASPLTLTQEQLADLKDDLDRDDCKQEAEVVVYETSCHWEDCSREYDTQEQLVHHINNEHIHGEKKEFVCRWQACTREQKPFKAQYMLVVHMRRHTGEKPHKCTFEGCSKAYSRLENLKTHLRSHTGEKPYVCEHEGCNKAFSNASDRAKHQNRTHSNEKPYICKIPGCTKRYTDPSSLRKHVKTVHGPDAHVTKKQRNDVHLRAPLLKENGDTEASAEPGGQGSEESAEASSTSQAVEDCLHVKAIKTESSGLCQSSPGAQSSCSSEPSPLGSAPNNDSGVEMPGTGPGSLGDLTALDDTPPGADASALATPSAGGLQLRKHMAAMHRFEQLKKEKLKSLKDSCSWAGPAPHARNTKLPPLPGSGSILENFGGSGGPAGLLPNPRLSELSASEVTMLSHLQERRDSSTSTVSSAYTVSRRSSGISPYFSSRRSSEASPLGAGRAHHASSADSYDPISTDASRRSSEASQCSGGGAGLLQLTPAQQYSLRAKYAAATGGPPPTPLPGLEHASLRTRLALLDAPERTLPAPGPRLLGPRRGSDGPAYGPAGPAPTFPHEAPCGSARRASDPGRRPEALAPPRVQRFHSAHSVHPGPPPCAERRGLRLQGHAGADSSLACGAYSPRPPSISENVVLEAMAAGADGAGPEASLVLPEDDLVLPDDVVQYIKARAGGTLEESTQQVYAPQSTCFSENPKLPSPGLHGQRRMVAADSNVGPSAPVLGGCQLGYGAPSSLNKNSMPVQWNEVSSGTMDTLASQVKPPPFPQGNLAVVQQKPAFSQYPGFSPQSLQLSPGGLDSTQPHLQPCSAAPPTTRVNYMQQLRQPGTGGPCPSMTTTVSPHTSYSQTHPQLSPSTMGGALDQFPSSCSNMAAKPGHLGLPQQMEVAPDPTMMGNSRRELGVPNSTLAGMPLPHLAQSYPQQSHHLASAISQEGCSQGPNLLPSHQPGFMEPQQGTMGLAASSFGLVQPRPPPEPNPAGRHRGVRAGQQLAYARATGHAMAAISANQEMAESVPKGVMGTMVSLPPQPPPQDTGRAQDHSMLYYYGQIHMYEQNGGLENHVGCPAMRPQPPQPQACPESVPPQSLPSPGVNQVSSTVDSQLLEAPQIDFDAIMDDGDHSSLLSGALSPSLLHSLSQSSSRLTTPRNSLTLPSIPTGISNMAVGDMSSMLTSLAEESKFLNMMT is encoded by the exons TGTCACGTTTCTCCAGCCCGCGGGTGACGCCCCGTCTCAGCCGCAAGCGTGCGCTGTCCATCTCCCCGCTCTCGGACGCCAGCCTCGACCTGCAGCGCATGATCCGGACCTCGCCCAGCTCGCTGGTGGCCTACATCAACAACTCGCGCAGCAGCTCAGCGGCCAGCGGCTCCTACGGGCACCTGTCGGCGGGCGCCCTGAG CCCAGCCTttaccttcccccaccccctcaaccCGGTGGCCTACCAGCAGATCCTGAGCCAGCAGAGGAGCCTGGGTTCGGCCTTCGGACACACACCGCCCCTGATCCAGCCCTCGCCCACCTTCCTGGCCCAGCAGCCCATGGCCCTCGCCTCCATCAATGCCACGCCCACccagctcagcagcagcagcaactgtCTGAGCGATGCCAGCCAG AACAAGCCAAGCAGCGAGTCAGCCGTGAGCAGCACCGTCAACCCCATCGTCATTCACAAGCGCAGCAAGGTCAAGACGGAAGCCGAGGGCCTGCGACCAGCCTCCCCGTTGACCCTGACGCAG GAGCAGCTGGCTGACCTCAAGGACGACCTGGACAGGGATGACTGTAAGCAGGAGGCCGAGGTGGTCGTCTACGAGACGAGCTGTCACTGGGAAGACTGCAGCAGGGAGTACGACACGCAGGAGCAGCTGGTGCAT CACATCAACAACGAACACATCCACGGGGAGAAGAAGGAGTTCGTGTGCCGCTGGCAGGCCTGCACGCGGGAGCAGAAGCCCTTCAAGGCGCAGTACATGCTGGTGGTGCACATGCGCCGGCACACGGGCGAGAAGCCCCACAAGTGCACG TTCGAGGGCTGCTCGAAGGCCTACTCTCGCCTGGAGAACCTGAAGACACACCTGCGGTCCCACACTGGGGAAAAGCCGTATGTGTGTGAGCACGAGGGTTGCAACAAGGCCTTCTCCAATGCCTCAGACCGTGCCAAGCACCAGAACCGCACCCACTCCAATGAG AAACCCTACATTTGCAAGATCCCAGGCTGCACCAAGCGATACACGGACCCCAGCTCTCTCCGGAAGCATGTGAAAACGGTCCACGGCCCAGATGCCCATGTCACCAAGAAGCAACGCAATGACGTGCACCTCCGCGCCCCCCTGCTCAAGGAgaatggggacactgaggccagcGCTGAGCCTGGTGGCCAGGGCTCTGAGGAGAGTGCCGAGGCCAGCAGcaccagccaggctgtggaggacTGCCTGCACGTCAAAGCCATCAAGACGGAGAGCTCCGGG CTGTGTCAGTCCAGCCCCGGGGCCCAGTCGTCCTGCAGCAGCGAGCCCTCTCCCCTGGGCAGTGCCCCCAACAATGACAGTGGCGTGGAGATGCCGGGGACAGGGCCTGGGAGCCTGGGAGACCTGACAGCTCTGGATGACACGCCCCCAGGGGCCGACGCCTCAGCCCTGGCCACTCCCTCCGCGGGTGGCCTGCAGCTGCGCAAACATATGGCCGCCATGCACCGGTTCGAGCAGCTCAAGAAGGAGAAGCTCAAGTCACTCAAGGACTCCTGCTCATGGGCCGGGCCGGCTCCACATGCCCGGAACACCAAGCTGCCTCCCCTCCCGGGAAGTG GCTCCATCCTGGAAAACTTTGGCGGCAGCGGCGGGCCGGCGGGGCTGCTGCCCAACCCGCGGCTGTCAGAGCTGTCTGCGAGCGAGGTGACTATGCTGAGCCACCTGCAGGAGCGCCGCGACAGCTCCACCAGCACCGTCAGCTCGGCCTACACGGTGAGCCGCCGCTCCTCCGGCATCTCCCCCTATTTCTCCAGCCGCCGCTCCAGTGAGGCCTCGCCCCTGGGCGCCGGCCGCGCCCACCACGCCAGCTCGGCCGACTCCTACGACCCCATCTCCACCGACGCGTCGCGGCGCTCGAGCGAGGCCAGCCAGTGtagcggcggcggcgcggggctgCTGCAACTCACGCCGGCGCAGCAGTACAGCCTGAGAGCCAAGTACGCGGCGGCCACCGGCGGGCCGCCCCCAACGCCGCTGCCCGGCCTCGAGCACGCAAGCCTGCGGACCCGCCTGGCGCTGCTGGACGCTCCCGAGCGCACGCTCCCGGCCCCCGGGCCGCGCCTGCTGGGACCGCGGCGGGGCAGCGACGGGCCGGCATACGGCCCCGCGGGACCCGCGCCCACCTTCCCGCACGAGGCCCCGTGCGGGAGCGCACGGCGGGCCAGCGACCCGGGGCGGCGGCCCGAGGCACTGGCGCCCCCGCGGGTGCAGCGCTTCCACAGCGCACACAGCGTGCACCCGGGCCCACCGCCCTGCGCCGAGCGCCGCGGCCTCCGCCTGCAGGGCCACGCGGGCGCCGACAGCAGCCTGGCCTGCGGCGCCTACTCGCCCCGGCCGCCCAGCATCAGCGAGAACGTGGTGCTAGAGGCCATGGCGGCGGGGGCCGACGGCGCAGGGCCAGAGGCCAGCCTCGTGCTGCCCGAGGACGACCTGGTGCTGCCCGACGACGTGGTACAGTACATCAAGGCTCGTGCCGGCGGCACCCTGGAGGAGAGCACCCAGCAAGTCTATGCCCCACAAAGCACCTGCTTCTCCGAGAACCCCAAACTGCCCAGCCCCGGGCTGCATGGCCAGCGCAGGATGGTGGCTGCCGACTCTAACGTGGGCCCCTCAGCGCCCGTGCTGGGAGGCTGCCAGCTGGGCTATGGGGCCCCCTCCAGCCTGAACAAAAACAGCATGCCGGTGCAGTGGAACGAGGTGAGCTCCGGCACCATGGACACCCTGGCCAGCCAGGTGAAGCCGCCCCCCTTTCCACAGGGCAACCTGGCGGTGGTGCAGCAGAAGCCAGCCTTCAGCCAGTATCCAGGCTTCAGTCCACAAAGCCTGCAGCTGAGCCCTGGGGGCCTGGACAGCACGCAGCCACACCTTCAGCCCTGCAGTGCAGCTCCCCCTACCACCAGGGTAAATTATATGCAGCAACTGAGGCAGCCAGGGACAGGTGGCCCGTGTCCCAGCATGACCACCACTGTGAGCCCCCACACCAGCTACAGCCAAACCCACCCGCAGCTGAGCCCCAGTACCATGGGTGGGGCCCTGGACCAGTTCCCCTCATCCTGCAGCAACATGGCAGCCAAGCCAGGCCACCTGGGGCTTCCCCAGCAGATGGAAGTTGCTCCCGACCCCACTATGATGGGCAACAGCCGCAGGGAACTTGGGGTCCCCAATTCCACTCTGGCTGGGATGCCACTGCCTCACCTAGCCCAGAGCTACCCACAGCAGAGCCATCACCTGGCATCCGCCATCAGCCAGGAGGGCTGCAGCCAGGGCCCCAACCTtctgccttcccaccagcctggctTCATGGAGCCCCAGCAGGGCACGATGGGGCTGGCTGCATCAAGCTTTGGCCTAGTGCAACCGCGACCACCCCCTGAGCCCAACCCTGCTGGCCGCCACCGTGGGGTGCGTGCTGGGCAGCAGCTGGCCTATGCCCGGGCCACTGGCCACGCCATGGCTGCCATATCGGCCAACCAGGAGATGGCAGAGTCTGTGCCCAAAGGAGTTATGGGCACCATGGTGTCCTTGCCTCCTCAGCCGCCCCCACAGGACACGGGCAGGGCCCAGGACCACAGCATGCTGTACTATTATGGCCAGATCCACATGTATGAACAGAATGGAGGCCTGGAGAACCACGTAGGCTGCCCGGCCATGAGGCCCCAGCCGCCTCAGCCACAGGCCTGCCCGGAGAGCGTCCCGCCCCAGTCCTTGCCCTCACCAGGGGTCAACCAAGTGTCCAGCACCGTGGACTCCCAGCTACTGGAGGCCCCCCAGATTGATTTTGATGCCATCATGGATGATGGCGATCACTCAAGCTTGCTCTCGGGTGCCCTGAGCCCGAGCCTCCTCCACAGCCTCTCCCAGAGCTCCTCCCGTCTCACCACCCCCCGGAATTCCCTGACTCTGCCCTCCATCCCCACGGGCATCAGCAACATGGCGGTCGGGGACATGAGCTCCATGCTCACCAGCCTGGCCGAGGAGAGCAAGTTCCTGAACATGATGACCTAG